A single region of the Methanomicrobiales archaeon genome encodes:
- a CDS encoding ArsR family transcriptional regulator, producing the protein MLNGVEKSRLLDILGNRNRRRILELLRQKPCFVTEICEQLTLSPKAVIEHLHLMEQERIISCRSDARRRKYYYLLTDIEVVVNLQSRSDGGAQPEETALELEFMRSLATLRRMSAAREEMISMLDRLEREIELKINDIIRSSNDVLVNERELDLIFALAQYDLTEDELLACTGISPPELQEALERLIHRGIVERRGTHYRVRGIHAR; encoded by the coding sequence ATGTTAAACGGGGTGGAAAAGTCCCGCCTGCTGGATATCCTGGGGAATCGCAACAGGCGGCGGATCCTGGAGCTGCTGAGGCAGAAACCCTGTTTTGTCACCGAGATCTGCGAGCAGCTCACGCTCAGCCCAAAGGCGGTCATCGAGCACCTGCACCTGATGGAACAGGAGAGGATCATCTCCTGCCGATCCGATGCCAGAAGGAGGAAGTATTACTACTTGCTCACCGATATCGAGGTGGTGGTCAATCTCCAGAGCCGCAGCGATGGGGGAGCGCAGCCGGAGGAGACGGCGCTGGAACTCGAATTCATGCGCTCTCTGGCCACGCTCCGCAGGATGTCTGCCGCACGGGAGGAGATGATCTCCATGCTGGACAGGCTGGAGCGGGAGATCGAACTGAAAATTAATGATATCATCAGGTCAAGTAACGATGTACTGGTGAATGAGAGAGAGCTCGACCTGATATTCGCCCTTGCCCAGTACGATCTCACCGAGGACGAACTTCTGGCATGCACCGGAATATCGCCGCCGGAACTGCAGGAAGCGCTGGAGAGACTCATCCACCGGGGCATAGTGGAGAGAAGAGGCACACACTATCGCGTACGTGGTATCCATGCCAGATAA
- a CDS encoding radical SAM protein, whose product MPEETMPGYADLHAGGELKERADAAWEMLRDCTVCPQLCHVNRREGQLGFCRSGARPTVSSYGPHFGEEPPLVGRFGSGTIFLTNCNMRCIFCQNYEISQCGGGFEISCEELADIMLHLQNRGCHNINFVSPTHYVPQILRAIDIAASRGLSVPLVYNSGGYDSVETLKLLDGVFDIYMPDAKYGRDDVAWALSRARDYTERMQSALKEMHRQVGDLVIKSGLAVRGLIIRHLVLPANLAGSELVMRFIAEEISRDSYVNVMAQYRVVRPVSEEELRRNPYLAQIQRPITAAEYLYAMDCARRYGLHRFAD is encoded by the coding sequence ATGCCGGAGGAGACGATGCCCGGGTATGCCGACCTGCATGCCGGCGGAGAACTGAAGGAGCGTGCCGATGCTGCCTGGGAGATGCTGCGGGACTGCACCGTCTGCCCTCAGCTCTGCCACGTGAACCGCAGGGAGGGCCAGCTCGGGTTCTGCCGCAGCGGGGCCCGTCCCACGGTCTCGAGTTACGGCCCTCACTTCGGGGAGGAGCCTCCCCTCGTGGGAAGATTCGGGTCCGGCACGATCTTTTTGACGAACTGCAACATGCGATGCATTTTCTGCCAGAACTACGAGATCAGCCAGTGCGGCGGGGGTTTCGAGATATCCTGCGAAGAACTCGCCGATATCATGCTCCATCTCCAGAACCGGGGCTGCCACAACATCAACTTCGTCTCCCCCACACACTACGTGCCACAGATCCTGCGGGCGATCGACATCGCCGCATCCAGGGGGCTGTCCGTGCCCCTGGTCTACAACAGCGGGGGATACGATTCCGTGGAAACCCTGAAGCTCCTGGATGGTGTTTTCGACATCTACATGCCGGATGCGAAATACGGTCGTGACGATGTGGCATGGGCACTCTCACGGGCGCGGGACTATACGGAACGGATGCAGTCAGCCCTGAAAGAGATGCACCGCCAGGTGGGGGATCTCGTTATCAAGAGCGGACTGGCAGTGCGGGGCCTCATCATCCGCCACCTGGTGCTCCCGGCCAATCTGGCCGGGAGCGAACTCGTGATGCGGTTCATCGCCGAGGAGATATCGAGGGACTCCTACGTGAACGTCATGGCCCAGTATCGCGTCGTCCGCCCGGTATCCGAAGAGGAGCTGCGGCGCAATCCCTACCTGGCGCAGATCCAGCGGCCCATCACGGCAGCAGAGTACCTGTACGCCATGGACTGCGCGAGACGCTACGGGCTGCACCGTTTTGCTGACTGA
- a CDS encoding CS domain-containing protein, translating into MPDNPYDEIFRNLTRMMEDILKNIPAQASSHVVHYTIIARPGEAPRVFQPPQEGEDSEVPYETIETDECIYITTEIDPDDGDACVEIGPRSITIREKDGETIIDIDCEIDPDRSMYNIHRGILDIVCRKK; encoded by the coding sequence ATGCCAGATAATCCTTACGACGAGATATTCAGGAACCTGACCAGGATGATGGAGGATATCCTCAAAAACATCCCTGCCCAGGCATCGTCCCACGTGGTTCACTATACGATCATCGCCAGGCCGGGAGAAGCACCGCGTGTGTTCCAGCCACCGCAGGAAGGGGAGGACAGCGAGGTTCCCTACGAGACGATTGAGACCGACGAGTGCATCTACATCACTACGGAGATCGATCCCGACGACGGAGATGCCTGCGTGGAGATAGGACCGAGGTCGATCACGATTCGGGAGAAGGACGGAGAGACGATCATCGATATCGACTGCGAGATCGATCCTGACCGGAGCATGTACAATATCCATCGTGGAATCCTGGATATTGTGTGCCGTAAAAAGTGA
- a CDS encoding HEAT repeat domain-containing protein: MWEILMNRDTEADEDPQTGERDRHVAALLQSADPADRIAAARVLGASGDTEAIPHLLAAFYDPVKEVRAHASAAVAMLGAAAVGPLIGMLQEPNWMARYRAAEALSRIGDISAVEPLLRALDDPIDHVRYMSAKALGIIGDARAFEPLQRVLRDENEFVRRSAAIALWAIGGGKARPALAEALRCEECEEVRQTLAEILDVRGSGR; encoded by the coding sequence ATGTGGGAGATCCTAATGAACCGCGACACCGAAGCGGACGAAGATCCGCAGACCGGAGAGCGGGATCGCCATGTTGCCGCACTGCTGCAGTCCGCCGACCCTGCCGACAGGATCGCTGCCGCCCGCGTTCTGGGTGCGAGCGGGGATACGGAGGCGATCCCCCACCTCCTGGCCGCGTTTTACGACCCCGTAAAAGAGGTCAGAGCGCATGCATCCGCGGCGGTTGCTATGCTGGGCGCGGCGGCCGTGGGCCCTCTGATCGGCATGCTGCAGGAGCCGAACTGGATGGCGCGCTACCGGGCCGCCGAAGCCCTCTCGCGGATCGGGGACATCTCCGCAGTAGAGCCGCTGCTTCGTGCGCTCGACGATCCCATCGATCACGTGCGGTACATGTCGGCGAAGGCGCTCGGGATCATCGGAGATGCCCGTGCCTTCGAACCGCTCCAGAGAGTTCTCCGGGACGAGAATGAGTTCGTCCGCCGTAGCGCTGCTATCGCCCTCTGGGCGATCGGGGGCGGGAAGGCCCGTCCGGCACTCGCGGAAGCGCTCCGTTGCGAGGAGTGTGAGGAAGTGCGGCAGACGCTTGCAGAAATCCTTGACGTTCGAGGATCGGGGAGATAG
- a CDS encoding 2-isopropylmalate synthase, whose translation MTVFDTTLRDGEQTPGISFTLSQKIDIARQLSDIGVYTIEAGFPASSESERETVKTIAALDLESNICGLARMLKADIDTCLDCDVDMVHVFIPTSRVQREHTIKKSAEEVLEITRSTVAYARDHFGMVMFSAMDATRTEWDYLIRVLKAAVESGATIVNVPDTVGVITPGAMRELITRIAGEVDAPIDVHCHNDFGLAVANTLAAVEGGASQVQVTVNGLGERAGNADLAETVMALESIYGISTGIRTRKIVETSRLVSRYSGISLVPTQPIVGDNAFSHESGIHSHGVIACSETFEPGILTPEMVGHRRRLKLGKHVGRHAVRQMLEDAHISPSEAELDEIVLRIKAIAGKGKRVTDADLYEIADSVMGTTNGRKILELEGIAVMTGNHVIPTATIKAKVNGSDHVFSSVGNGPVDAAMKAVLGILPTHVQLKEFNIEAISGGTDAIGHVTIAVEDEGGRIISASASSDDIILASVEAMVNAINLLHRT comes from the coding sequence GTGACTGTTTTCGACACCACCCTCCGGGATGGCGAACAGACGCCCGGAATCTCGTTTACGCTCTCGCAGAAGATCGATATCGCGCGTCAGCTCTCGGATATCGGCGTATACACGATCGAAGCGGGATTTCCGGCCTCTTCCGAGAGCGAACGGGAGACGGTCAAGACGATCGCCGCCCTCGATCTCGAGTCGAACATCTGCGGGCTCGCCCGCATGCTGAAGGCCGATATCGACACCTGCCTGGACTGCGACGTGGATATGGTGCACGTCTTCATTCCCACCTCGCGGGTCCAGCGGGAGCACACCATCAAGAAGAGCGCCGAAGAGGTGCTGGAGATCACGCGGAGCACGGTTGCGTACGCCCGCGATCACTTTGGCATGGTGATGTTCTCGGCGATGGATGCCACCCGCACGGAATGGGACTACTTGATCCGGGTCCTGAAGGCGGCAGTCGAGAGCGGGGCGACGATCGTCAACGTCCCCGATACCGTGGGCGTGATCACACCCGGTGCCATGCGGGAGCTGATCACCCGCATCGCTGGCGAGGTGGATGCACCCATCGACGTGCACTGCCACAACGACTTCGGCCTCGCCGTGGCCAACACCCTCGCCGCCGTGGAAGGCGGGGCTTCGCAGGTGCAGGTCACGGTGAACGGCCTCGGGGAGCGGGCGGGGAACGCCGATCTCGCCGAGACCGTGATGGCGCTGGAGTCCATCTACGGCATCTCAACAGGCATCAGGACCCGGAAGATCGTGGAGACCTCGCGCCTGGTCTCCCGATACTCGGGGATCAGCCTCGTGCCCACCCAGCCGATCGTGGGGGACAACGCATTCTCGCACGAGAGCGGGATCCACTCGCACGGTGTCATCGCCTGCTCCGAGACCTTCGAGCCCGGCATCCTCACTCCCGAGATGGTGGGGCACCGCCGCAGGCTGAAACTCGGCAAGCACGTCGGGCGGCATGCGGTGCGGCAGATGCTCGAAGATGCCCATATCTCGCCTTCCGAGGCGGAGCTCGATGAGATCGTCCTCCGCATCAAGGCCATCGCGGGCAAGGGCAAGCGCGTGACCGATGCCGACCTCTACGAGATCGCCGACAGCGTCATGGGGACGACCAATGGGCGGAAGATCCTCGAACTGGAGGGGATCGCGGTCATGACGGGAAACCACGTGATCCCGACCGCCACGATCAAGGCCAAAGTGAACGGCAGCGACCATGTCTTCAGCAGCGTCGGGAACGGTCCCGTGGATGCGGCCATGAAGGCGGTCCTTGGGATCCTGCCGACCCACGTCCAGCTGAAGGAGTTCAACATCGAGGCGATCTCCGGCGGGACGGATGCCATCGGGCATGTCACCATCGCCGTGGAGGACGAGGGGGGGCGGATCATCAGTGCAAGCGCGTCCAGCGACGACATCATCCTCGCCTCGGTGGAGGCGATGGTCAACGCGATCAACCTCCTGCACCGCACCTGA
- a CDS encoding DUF5654 family protein, which yields MALREEVIEKMSALITAAFGLVAALAWNEAIQAIFTEVFGEAGNIPAQLGYAILVTIIAVIATIWIGRAAARAKG from the coding sequence ATGGCATTACGGGAAGAGGTCATTGAAAAGATGTCTGCACTCATCACCGCAGCCTTCGGACTGGTGGCGGCTCTCGCCTGGAACGAGGCGATACAGGCGATCTTCACCGAGGTCTTCGGGGAGGCGGGGAACATTCCCGCCCAGCTGGGGTACGCGATTCTCGTCACCATCATCGCAGTCATCGCGACGATCTGGATCGGGAGAGCTGCTGCCAGAGCAAAGGGATGA